The Lycium barbarum isolate Lr01 chromosome 4, ASM1917538v2, whole genome shotgun sequence nucleotide sequence ATAGAGAACAGATAAAGTCCTGTTTAAAACAGTAATAGTTGGCCAATGGCCGCCCAACTGGATGACAGAGTTCTATTAGAATTGAAGCTGTATTTTATGACTGATTTATGATTAGAGGAACTCATATGTAGTCCGTTAAACAGTAATCATCTTGAAGCTCTTCAATCTTCACTTATTTATTTTAGGTAAAAGTTATGTTAAAGTGGGGAAGTTCTTTAATCTTACAAAGCATTGATTACTGAAGCACAATAAATGCGGATAAAATCACTCATAGACACTTAGATTTACAAAGCCAAGACTGTGGATGGTGCTAAATAAGTTAATCATCCTACTGCAGTAAGAACAATAATACAAACCTCAAAATTAAGTGCAACCCTCGTTTTGTAAGACTGCAGCTTCTACATTATCGTCTGAATTGATGACTCTGCTTCTAAGATCATCCGTTGCCCTCTAATTACAAAGTAATACTTGTTGGCTGTTCTTGAAGTGAAATTCCCAAAAAATCTCGGGGAAACTCCACTGCATTTGCTTGTTCTTAACAATCTAATTTCTAACAGCTTGTGCTGATTGGGCTGTTGCTATCATTTGAGCCATGATGCTAGCATACTGTACAGCTGTGTGCTGTGAAGTGTATTGAACAGAGAGGCCAAACTCTGAAAAAATTGGTTCAATGTGCACAAAATGACCTGGTAATGATCTTTTTCCAAGAGCTTCCTGCCATATGTCAAAGAATTCACCCATAATCTGGTGTGATTTCTCCCACGAGGAAATTGGAAGATACTCCATCTACAAAAGAAACAAGCAAATTGTGAGGTCAGCATGCTCATAACGGAAGCTGCTTAAAATTTGTGGAGTACAGTTGCAATTCGAcgaaataattaacaagttaacAAATAATACGATTAGAAGAAAAACAGAAGATTATgctgaaataattttttttttttttaatttggtttATGAAAGAATGTTGTTCGTGTAAAGGTGTATCGTCTTATCTTCCCTTTCCTCATCTCCTCATTCTACCTTAAATTAAGACCAACCTGGAAAAACCTACCAGCGGAAGTAGGCAGGTGATTTCCTACTAATCTGCTCTCAACATGCATCAGTTCTGAAATTATTGAATGCAAGTGAAATGTTTGAAACAGTTCATACTAAATCATTGTCTCCATCAGCATTTAGAGAACCCCATTGCCCATTGAGGTCAGAACACAGCATCACATACCTAAAGCACACATTGTACTTTCTTTTTTTCCATCTCTGCTTCTTTTAATGTGAAAAGTAAGAATCAAGTTCCTTCAGCCAAGCCCATTGCCCATTGAGGTCTCAAGTAAAAATATGTTTATGTGACCATCTTTTAGCACTAAGAAAAGGACACAAGTAGTAAttatttttcaaaggaaagcacaATAAATCAATTCCTCTCCATGCAGAATGACAAACATAAATGGCTTAATCACATAACAAGCATTCAACTGAGAATAAATATATGAAGTTATTTCATACCTCCATAACTATTCCCCTCAAGTTTTCAGAGTGGATTGGAACAACTTTTCCCACTCGTAGCTGGAAGTCACTGATACTGAAACCCCTATCTGAGTCAATTACTTTAATGAGTATTATTAAGTAGGGGCTAAGTAAGTCCTTTTTTATAATTCTGAAGGATAAACCAATGCAAGGCAAACAGTGGCAAGGATGGAATATATCTTCTAAGAATCACCATAGAGAATAGATAACATTCACCATCAACATATAATCCTTTTGGTATTGCAAGGAACAAGCTTGGCCAGTTCAACTGAATGAGTCCTGTTTGAAAAAGTAGAGTTGGCCAGTGCACCCAACTGGATGACATAATTCTATAAGAATTGAAGCTGTATTTTATGACTAATTTTATGATTAGTGAGGAACTAATCATCTTGAAGCTCTTCAATCTTCACTTTCTTTTACAAGGTAAAAGTTATGTTAAAGTGGGGAAGTTCTTTAATCTTACAAAGCATTGATTATTGAAGCACGATAAATGCACATAATATCACTCATAGACAACTAAATTTACAAAGCTAAGACTGTGGATGGTGCTAAATAAGTTAATTATCCTCCTGAAGTAAGAACTATAACACAAACCTCAAAACTAAGTGCAGCCCTCATTTTGTAAGACTGCAGCTCCTCCATTATCGTCTGAATTGATGGCTCTGCTTCTAAGATCATCCGTTGCCCTCTAATTACAAAGTAATACTTGTTGGGCTGTTCTTGAAGTGAAATTCCCAAAAAATCTCGGGGAAACTCCACTGCATTTGCTTGTTCtattaagacaaaaaaaaataaaaaaaaatcactccaCAATCAAATCTCCTAATGAGGTGCCAAAGTACTCAGAGATCCCATGCAAGATTGCCTCCAGGGTAGTGGTAAGAGGGCAACACATCATTTGTGAGTTAGAAGTGTATCACAGGTTCAAAGCCCACCACAGACAAAAGCTAAGTACATAAATGGAGAAGTAGAGCGATGGGGGCCCATTATACATTTATACATCGAGTTTCGAAATTGTGCACAACTGCCCCCAGGAAATTTCTCGATTACAAAAAAAGATAACATTTGAGGTTGAAGCAGCTTCACATGTGCAATATCAAGTGTGACTAGCCTGTAAATGAATAGTTTAAACTTAAATCACATGTGCAATATCAAGTGTGACTAGCCTGTAAATGAATAGTTTAAACTTAAAACTGCTAACAAATACATCAATGATTCCCTGCATCTGTTACATGTGACGTGTGAGTTAGACGTGCATCACGGGCTCAAAGCCTATCTGAGCCCATTATACATTGAGTTTTGAATCGTGCACCACTGCACTCAAGAGATTTCTCGACTATAAGAAAAAGACATACGAGGTTGAAGAAGGTTCACATGTGCACAATATATGCAGTATCAAGCCTAACTAGCTTTAAATGAACAGCTTAAACTTATTactaacatatatataaatgcttgCGTGCATCCATTATATATAGCGTAGAAGAATCAGAGTTTCTCTCCCAAAGGCCAAAAAGCATTGTGAGCCTCACTACAGGCTGCTCAATGGGTGCACTAacttttcttttctaattttttACCCAGTAAATCTTCACATCCTTGCCCTAGCTCTTCATTTACAATTTATTACCATGTAAATgttcaaacacacacacacaaaatttccTCTATGAGTTTACCACTCTTCCAAAAGGTTGCTTTAAGGAAACGGACAAATCAATCAATTAACTATACTAAGTTGGGGTCGGCTATACGAATCCTCCTCAACCATTTTGCTCTATTCTTGACCAAAATCATTCCAATACTACTTATAAATAATTTACCTTACAGAAGAGTAAACCTTCCcaaaaatccaatttttttaaTGAATCCAGATAAAAAAATGATCACCCCTTTATAGTAAATCACAGGTATAAACAAAAAATGCACACATACAACATGGTTTATTAAGTAATTAAATACCTCTTAAGCATGGGTTAATAGAAGTTAAGgttgtgttcggtatggaggaaaatatttttcatggaaaatgtgttcttggaaaataagcgaatttcttacttattttctcatattcaGTTGGTTAATGGAAAACATTTTTTGGGAAATACCAACTCACCCCACACTCCACCCCCACCACCCCACACCCCAACCCACCTTACCCCACCCACCCCAAGAACCTACGCCACCGCCACCCCCCACCACCCAAACCCCACCCCCAATTGGGTAAGAAGAAGATCACCCCTTTACAGTAAATCACAAGTATAAATAAAATGcaaaaatccaatttttttaatgaatccagataaaaaaaaaaaaagatcacccCTTTACAGTAAATCACAGTTATAAACAAAAAATTCAAAGATACCTCTAAGCATAGGTTTATAGAAGCTAAGAGTAGCATTGTTTAATACCATTAATACTTTCAACACATTGAGATACTTCACTCACTATTTGACTGTTTACTGTTGTCCCTGCATTTGGCTGCCAATGCAAAACCCTACccataaacaaaataaatataAACATACACACAAAAATCTATAATTAATGTTAAGTTTTTAGTGAAATTAAAAAATGGTTACCATTTGATTGGCATTTTGTTGATTGCAGATACACTTCCCTTAGAGCCCTTTGGCTCTTCTTGGATGAAAGAATTAAGGGAATCTTGAAAATGACAAATGTTGTCCCATATGTTTAGGGGTAGGTTCAAATAGTCCTAAAAATATGCACTTATCAGTTTTGATACTTCATGTTTGCCAAAATTTTAACACTTTTTAGTTTCTGTCGAATATTTAACAATTTATGCAACATAAAAAACTGCATTAGATACTAAAAAGATGTAGAAATTACACCTTAAAAAATTACATAAGACTCTAGAAATAAATTGAAAATATCGGAACCTAcaaacagtggcggagccacatagagccgagggtgttcattcgaaccccctcggcggaaaaaaatattatttttacaaggttaaaattattttttatgtatatagtagatgttgaacccccttaggcttcttcgtatgtttacttttttatatttttaaaccTCCTCGGCCGAAATCCTGGCTCCGTCACTACCTACAAAAATTAAACCTCTGTATATGAGTTCTTGCTAATTTTTTTcttagttctcgtcaaatctaataAATAGAGTTCGGTAAATATTTAACTGAGACAAAAAGTATTAATTTTTTTCAACTTTAAGGATTGTTTAGTGCATAATTAAGGGGCTATTTTGAactaccctcaaacataagggaccgaCTTTATTATCTTCTCAAGATCTATTATTCTCTTCGTTTGAATTCATTTGTGTTACTTTCCTTTGtagtctatttaaaaaaaaaaaaaaaaaggaatgtcATTTTTTACTTTTAGTGATCTTTTACACCAATATGCTACACGATATATGTGagatcacaagatttaaaagttttttttattttcttaaactgcTGAGTCAAATTAAGACAAACAAATAAGCGAATGGAGTATCATATTTATTTGATTAACAATTAAGGTTCATTAAGAAATTTGTTTGTATTTATCCAAGTGATTTGACAGTATAAATTATATACGGAAATTCAAGTCGAATAAATAAATACGGATCATATTACATTATGAAACTCTTCCAGTAATTTTTTCCATTTAAGTCTTGAACATAATACTTAATAACTAAAGAGGGAGCAAAATTAGGTACACCAAAATATTACATTTTTTTAAGTTATTAGCGTAATTTAATTAATTCTAATGGGTTATTTTCTGTCACTTCGCATAGGGAAAAGAACAAAACATAAAAGTTAGCGCAATATCAAATGCTTACAATTTGGGAGTATGCGAAATATTTCCCTTTTTGTCTTGTGATGAGGTAATGAATGAACAACTATCATTAAATCATATATGATAGAAGTTGCGCATAAAcaagaagaaagaaataaagtTGAATCATTAACAATAAAGGGTTGTTTCGTAATATTATATAGTAAGAAAATAGGAGAAGTTACATAAATATAGTAAATGAGTAAAATATTTCATAATTCACAATTATTAACTATATCACATAATCTGCAATAAAATAATTACCGTATAAACGAGTAAGTGAGAAACAAGATGGATCAAGATAAATTTGAAGCTCAACAAAGGAACATTCCATGAAGTAAACACGGGGTTCTGAAaataaggagaaaaaaaaaaaaaaaaagagttaaaagaaaagaaacagaggtatcaaaacttaaaattctatactacaataatataatacaatacaatTGCTTAAACACAGAACAAAACTCAAAATGGATTGTTATCCTCACCGGCGGTACCCACAGTTAACGTAAGGTTTGGAAGAGGGTCTTGAGATGGGATTGTTCCCACTCCAATGTTTCCCACCAATTTTCTTCAGCATAGATTTTTCTAAGGGCCGGAAAAGGATGCGCATTTGTAGTAGGAGCATAGAAAGGCAGCCTCTTCAGCTTGGGGCACTTATGAAAAGTCATATATTTAACGGAATCACAGATGAGTTTTCCCTCACAGATACTCTTCAATTTAGGCACGCCGAACAGGTCGAGCAGTTTTAGCTTTGGAAGGATGAGAATGTCACTACTTGTACCTAATTGGCTACTTCCATCTTGGTCTGTTGCTTCCTCTGCTATTATCTCTTCCATCTCTTCACAATACCATACCTCAAGCTTCTGAAGGTTTTTGAGATCCTGCAAGATAGCCCGTGGAAACAACTTCTTCATCTTATGGCACTCTTTGATAATCAATTCTGTTAGACCCGAGAAGGTGTGAGATGCAATATTTCCCTTACAAACCCCAACAAGATTTGGCAAAGATTCAACCCTCAGACTATGGAAACATATGCAGTGTGGATCTGTAGTGGTATTTCTACCAGAGGGCACATTGATAATCCATTCTATGTCATCACAATGCTTGATTTCGCAGGTCAAGCCTCTTATAGTAGACTGTGACAGAAAAGTGTCCACCAAGCAGCTATTCAGGCCATGGCATTTTTCAATGCGTAGAACTTGAATGCAATATGGAAGAATAATTGATGTTGGTACTTCTCCTCTACCTGCTTCAATGGTGCAATCTTTTACGACCAATCTTCTTTTTTTGATTTTATGATTTTCATAGCCAAAGCTATAGTGAAAGGACAAATTTGGCCCTACGAGTATGTCATACCACCAATCTTTCTCATAGTTACGACGACTTCTCATGAACTTGTTGAAGTTATGCAAATCGCAGAACCGGCCTCCAAATAGTTCGAGCAGCTCCAAGCTGGCTAAGTCTTCAACTCGTGCATTCACACATAGAGGAAGATTGAGGTATTGAAGCTGAGAGAGTTTAGGTAATATCTCCTTTAACAGTTCATCAATATATAAAAATATTCCACCCATATTTAGAAATCTAAGCTTGACCAAGTTTCCCACGCCTTGAGGTACTTCCTCAAGCCAAGTGCCAGATAGATCTAACACTCTCAAATTTTTTAGCTTTCCCAGTGGTGGTATAGATCTGAGCTCTTTACATCCGCCAAGCAAGAGTGCTCTAAGACTTCCCAAGTTAGATATGCAACTCGGCAAATACATAAGCTCTGAGTTGTAGGTCAAGTCGAGAACTTGGAGGTTGTTCATATGCTGAAAGAAAGATTCTGGGATCCTTCTCAAACTACAATTATACAAAAGCAAGGTTGATAATGTGGGGCAATTGGGTGCCATGTCTTCAGGGATTCCCTTTATCTCGCTTTTGATAAAAGAGACTTTATCCAAATCAAATGTCCAATCTTGCTCCTCCGGCACTTGCGATCCTATTCCAGCCCTTACCATGTACCTTGGTTTAACATTTGTGATCCGCAATGCCATTTCCCTGAGTAAATCATGCATCTTTACAACATGCATCCTTACACCTTCGTCTATAAAAGAAATAGCAGCTTCAAGCAAGCAGACCTTCACTAGTTTATTCAATATGGTATGCCCCTGGTCAAACTCTTCTTGCCTACTATCTCCCTTCACCAGTCCCTCCATGATAAATCTACCAATTAGTTCATCTCTATCAATTACAAAATCCTCAGGATACAAAGCACAGTACAAGAAGCACTCTTGCATATTTGTATCTCTCAACCGATCATAGCTATACTGCAGTACCTTGAAGACATCACTTTCCATGTCATCGGGAAATTCTTTCAAAGCATTTCTCCACTCCCTTATATCAGTCACCCCTCTCATGCTTCCTGCCAACGTGATGAGCCCAAGTGGTAAGCCCTTGCACCTTCTTGCCATGGATTGGGCAACTGGCTCGATATCTGGACTGAGCACAGTCTCATCTCCTAGATTCTTCCTGAACAACTCCCAAGCATCATTAGTATTGAGTTTCTTCACTTCGAGTAGCTTCTGACAACCCATCTTTTGGCAGACTTCACGCGAGCGAGTAGTTAGAATCAGTCTACAGCCTTCCACACGAAGAGGGTCACCCAACTTGTCTAAGCTAAGGCGATCCCAGACATCATCCAATATGATAACAATGTTCTTCCTTTCTTCAAATGCCCGGTTTAATTTGGCTGCCCTTCTAAGCTCATCAACTTCATCTGAAAGGTCCAGATTTACAATTTTGGCAAGATCATCTTGTAATCCTTTGATGCTAAACCCCTGAGAAACAGTAACCCAACGGACATGATAACGAACCTCATTAACaagacgattatgtatatgctttgCCAAAGTCGTTTTGCCCACACCTCCCATGCCATATATACCGATGCTTGAGACATTTTCAACATGTAACCACGTCCAAATCACTTCTaaattttgttttgatttttcctCTTGAACTTGAGGCGCCAGTAAAAGACACTCCTCGCTCTCATACACATCATGTACGAGCGTTCCAAAATGTTTACTTTGCTCAAGAAGTTCTCCAACCCTTCCATTcctcttctccaaagcaccaaCATTTTTCTTCCCTCTTGCTACTTCTTTTAACGCATGTAATCCTTCTTCGACCTTCGTAACCTCGTCAAACCACGAACCAACCtctcttttcctcttcttcttcccagATCGCTCTCGATTCTCAACATCTGTCTTCACATCAAATGCTCTATCTGATAATAGCTTTACATTTCTTTCCAGAGTTTCCAAATTCTCATTGAAGTCACTTCTACTTTTGAGCATCTTAAATCCAAAATCTAATACCATCCCAGCAATAGCTGCCATGATCTTCCAAAAAGCACTGCAATAAACCAAAAGAATGTAATTCAGTTGCAGTGGCAAAAATCAAAATCAACATGTAATTTACTAAAAACATTACCCTCCACAACACTCTTCCACTTTGAGATATAATCAACATATTTGACTACTTCTATACTATTTACAATTTTCAAGAactcaaatttaataatttatatttaCCATCACACGACATTTCAAGTTCCTAATTCCTGAAAGCAGAGATAGAATCACACATGAAAATTAACTTGATTAGCTTAAGGAGATTCcttgttttttttatatatattaaaagagaaaagaaaataattaacTAAGTTGTAAGTAATACACGTTTAGTAAACACATTTAGTTAAAAACAAATTACCTTTTCAGCTGCTCAGCAGTCAGATCTGATGTCAACTACACAATGAAAAAGAAGAACAAT carries:
- the LOC132636908 gene encoding probable disease resistance protein At4g14610 is translated as MAAIAGMVLDFGFKMLKSRSDFNENLETLERNVKLLSDRAFDVKTDVENRERSGKKKRKREVGSWFDEVTKVEEGLHALKEVARGKKNVGALEKRNGRVGELLEQSKHFGTLVHDVYESEECLLLAPQVQEEKSKQNLEVIWTWLHVENVSSIGIYGMGGVGKTTLAKHIHNRLVNEVRYHVRWVTVSQGFSIKGLQDDLAKIVNLDLSDEVDELRRAAKLNRAFEERKNIVIILDDVWDRLSLDKLGDPLRVEGCRLILTTRSREVCQKMGCQKLLEVKKLNTNDAWELFRKNLGDETVLSPDIEPVAQSMARRCKGLPLGLITLAGSMRGVTDIREWRNALKEFPDDMESDVFKVLQYSYDRLRDTNMQECFLYCALYPEDFVIDRDELIGRFIMEGLVKGDSRQEEFDQGHTILNKLVKVCLLEAAISFIDEGVRMHVVKMHDLLREMALRITNVKPRYMVRAGIGSQVPEEQDWTFDLDKVSFIKSEIKGIPEDMAPNCPTLSTLLLYNCSLRRIPESFFQHMNNLQVLDLTYNSELMYLPSCISNLGSLRALLLGGCKELRSIPPLGKLKNLRVLDLSGTWLEEVPQGVGNLVKLRFLNMGGIFLYIDELLKEILPKLSQLQYLNLPLCVNARVEDLASLELLELFGGRFCDLHNFNKFMRSRRNYEKDWWYDILVGPNLSFHYSFGYENHKIKKRRLVVKDCTIEAGRGEVPTSIILPYCIQVLRIEKCHGLNSCLVDTFLSQSTIRGLTCEIKHCDDIEWIINVPSGRNTTTDPHCICFHSLRVESLPNLVGVCKGNIASHTFSGLTELIIKECHKMKKLFPRAILQDLKNLQKLEVWYCEEMEEIIAEEATDQDGSSQLGTSSDILILPKLKLLDLFGVPKLKSICEGKLICDSVKYMTFHKCPKLKRLPFYAPTTNAHPFPALRKIYAEENWWETLEWEQSHLKTLFQTLR